The Candidatus Zymogenaceae bacterium region GGTGTTGCGGCCGAAGACGAGCGAGCCGTCCAGAGTGGCGGTGCCTGCGGCAATAAAGCTGGAGCATTCCGCCACGTTTTCCGCGGCAAGACCCAGATCAAGCGCCTTTTCGGCAATCACCCCCGGCACCATGGCCATGGAGAGGTCCGAAAGAAAATTCGCCACAAACACGTCACGGTAGGAAAGACCCGCGCCGTCGGCGATGCCGGCGATCTCTTCCAGGTATTCGGGGGGCGTGTTCTTTTCTATGGGGCGATAAACGGTTATTTCCAGATACATGGTGATCAGCTTTATCAGGACGGCGGGTTTGTCCGCGAAGGAGGGATTGTGCCCGATGGGGTCAGAAAATATCGGTAAGACGCCGGCGGCGATCTCGTCGGCCATGAGAATCCCGTGCTGATACCCCATCTCGTAGGGGGTGCCCGAAAGGTGAAGCACGTAATTATCCCGCTCCACCCGGAGCCAGCCGTCGCCGAAGGTACGTTCGTCGCCCGTGTCGATCAGCTCGGTGTTCTTCAATCCCGTGACGACTTCTTCTCCGGGCCGATAGGCGCTTCCATCGGAGACGGTCAGTATTTGAACCACAACACATCCGATCACAAGAAGCAGGATCACCGCAACTATCGGCACCACGATCGCCTTTTTCATCATGTATCCTTTCTCAAACGGTTTCTGCCGCTGTACGCTCTCTTGCACGCACCGGTGTAATTGGAACCGCTTCGTGTCCCGCGTTCGACTCGCCTATCGTTCGCTCAGTGCCCGGATTATTTTTTCAGACCATCCAACGAGCGCCTCGATCTGTTCGACCTTTTTTATCATCGGCTCGATGTGTATCGCCAGCCCGCCGGGAGTTACGGCCATGTTGATGATCGTCTTCCCCTGAAGCTCCAGGAGAAGAGAGGTGATCTCCTCATTCAACAGGACCCCCCGTGCACCGTCTTCATCCTCGGAAAACACGGTGACTTTTTTTGAGAATTCCGGGAATTCTCTCTCGGTTTCGACGAACGAGACGTCCCGTACCCCGAAGAGGTGTGACAGCAGCATCTCGATCATCTTCCTGCCCACCGAACCTCCCAAAGGAAACTTCGGCGTCAGGAACGTTCGTCCGGAAAGCGGAAGAGGGGAAAAAACGACCAGGGAATGACGCGGGGTGCCTTCACTGGTGCTGTCGCTGTCGGTAACGTCCGGGCTCTGGGTAAAGAAATACCCCTCCCCCTGGGGAAGGGGAACCTTCATGATGTCCTCGATATCGCCGTGTACCGGCAGGTTCATCTGCTCGACAAACCTCCGGGCGAGGGAGCCGTCCGTGTCCTCGGGCTGTATACTCAATCCCCGAGAGTCGGCGAACGCATAAAGCGCTTTTTTATGTCTCGGCGTAAAAAAGGTGGGGCGGAAAGACCGGGCGGCGTTAGAGTCTGGGGAAATGATTCTCGACCGTCGGGAGAGAAGGAAGTAGAGAAGAAGAGGCACCCCGATCGCAAGGGCGGCGTACAGAATAACTGCATTCAAAGAGTGCGCGTCCCACTGCATATCACTCGATCCTGTTGTGTGATTATCTATAAACTATATATACATTACCCCGAATATAAAATCAACCGGGAAACACACGACCACATCGATTTCGAACGATACCGTCGGTTATTTCCGCATCTTTGGAACGCCGTGAATTGGCAGCCGAATCGTATCCGGATTCGACCGGCCCCTAAGTGATGGGGGCACGGCGATTCGCCGGACTATTTTTATGCCGTTATTGTTCCGCCACCTCGGCCCACGCGTCCCGGATGACCACGTCTCCTCGATCCACCCGGGCCTCGAGATCGATGATCAGTCTCCCGTCCTTTCTTTCCCGGAGCCAGCCGGTGGTGGTCACCGTGTCTCCGGGCAGCACGTTCCGGGAAAACCGCACCTTCAGCTTCTTGAGACGGGTGGGGTCTTTACTGCATGCGTTATCCACCACCGCTTTCTGGACGAACGCCATGGTGCACAGTCCCTGCAGGATGATGCCCCCAAGTCCCACCTTGACTGCGAAATCGGGATCCACGTGAATCGGGTTGTGATCGCCCGAGGGTTCCGCGTATATGTATGTCTGTCCCTTTTTCACCGGCATATCCTGGGTAAAGAGGACCTCGCCCCGCTTCGGCTCCTCGATTTTGTCCTTCTTTTTTTTCGGGGCGTTCGGATTTCTCTCGAAAAAGCCGATGACCTGGCTGACCACCAGCTCATCCTCCTCGGTAAAGCTGTCGACCTTTATCTCCAGAAGCTCCCCTGTGCCCTTGTCGATAATATCCTTGAGCGTCGCCCAGGATTTCATCTTCGCTCCCGGAATAAGCGGGCGCTCCCACTCGAAATACTGCTCTCCGTGAACCACATAGGCCCAGTTGAGCCCCAGGTCCGGCTCCTTGATCACCTCCAGCACCCCCAGGGCGCCCAGGTCCTTGCTAACTGCATACAGCGGCGGTGCGACGGTCCCGCCGGGCCGGGAGCCGTCGATATACGCCTCGTTGTCATCATTGGTGGCAAGGGCGT contains the following coding sequences:
- a CDS encoding MaoC family dehydratase N-terminal domain-containing protein, with product MAMNRSLIGATYGPIDGEVVPREAMYYALATNDDNEAYIDGSRPGGTVAPPLYAVSKDLGALGVLEVIKEPDLGLNWAYVVHGEQYFEWERPLIPGAKMKSWATLKDIIDKGTGELLEIKVDSFTEEDELVVSQVIGFFERNPNAPKKKKDKIEEPKRGEVLFTQDMPVKKGQTYIYAEPSGDHNPIHVDPDFAVKVGLGGIILQGLCTMAFVQKAVVDNACSKDPTRLKKLKVRFSRNVLPGDTVTTTGWLRERKDGRLIIDLEARVDRGDVVIRDAWAEVAEQ